Proteins encoded within one genomic window of Amorphoplanes friuliensis DSM 7358:
- a CDS encoding dolichyl-phosphate-mannose--protein mannosyltransferase: MTSATAETDTTGPAPAEAPPDEAAATGLRGVPDAVRRRLATLDNWWNPYSWLITGLIVAVAAILRLVGLDRPKGYIFDEVYYPTDAWDMLQHGVEWDEKTNGPAYVVHPPLGKWMIALGEKIFGNNEFGWRISGAIAGTLMVLILIRVAYRMFHSIVLAGVAGLLMTLDGFQLVLSRTSLLDIFLGLFVLATFAALVLDRDHYRRRWLHALENGYDPATARRLPRVFPGWLLTAGVLFGLACGVKWSALFFAPFFAMLVVVWRVQARRSAGVRRPFLGGILGDLGYLLLSFALSIVFYLATWIGWFVTDTGYFRHYREANGLSEPPVLGALLNLMHYHAQAYSFHSGLTDRHVYQSWPWQWLLLGRPVAFYWNGNGNCGAPSCAAEILLLGTPILWWSFLPALAALVWFGIARRDWRAFAIGTGVVAGLLPWFYYAVADGRTMFAFYVLPALPFLILAVVYALGAIMTPPAGLVTGSGRTDRQLIGTVVVGVYVLLVALCFAYFYPIFVGQLLPYQDWSARMWLGGRWI, encoded by the coding sequence GTGACTTCGGCGACGGCTGAGACTGACACCACCGGACCCGCTCCCGCGGAGGCCCCGCCGGACGAGGCGGCGGCCACCGGGCTGCGGGGCGTGCCCGATGCCGTCCGCCGCCGGCTGGCAACGCTGGACAACTGGTGGAACCCGTACTCGTGGCTGATCACGGGCCTGATCGTGGCCGTCGCGGCCATCCTGCGGCTGGTCGGCCTCGACCGGCCCAAGGGCTACATCTTCGACGAGGTCTACTACCCGACCGACGCCTGGGACATGCTCCAGCACGGCGTGGAGTGGGACGAGAAGACCAACGGCCCGGCGTACGTGGTGCATCCGCCGCTCGGCAAGTGGATGATCGCGCTCGGCGAGAAGATCTTCGGCAACAACGAGTTCGGCTGGCGCATCTCCGGCGCGATCGCCGGCACGCTGATGGTCCTCATCCTGATCCGCGTCGCCTACCGGATGTTCCACTCGATCGTCCTGGCCGGTGTCGCGGGTCTGCTGATGACGCTCGACGGTTTCCAGCTGGTGCTCTCGCGCACGTCGCTGCTCGACATCTTCCTCGGCCTGTTCGTGCTGGCCACGTTCGCAGCGCTGGTGCTGGACCGTGACCACTACCGCAGACGCTGGCTGCATGCGCTGGAGAACGGCTACGACCCGGCCACCGCGCGCCGGCTGCCCCGTGTCTTCCCGGGGTGGCTGCTGACCGCCGGTGTGCTCTTCGGCCTCGCCTGCGGCGTCAAGTGGAGCGCGCTGTTCTTCGCACCGTTCTTCGCCATGCTCGTGGTCGTGTGGCGGGTCCAGGCCCGGCGGTCCGCAGGTGTCCGGCGGCCGTTCCTCGGTGGCATCCTCGGCGACCTGGGCTACCTGCTGCTCAGCTTCGCCCTGTCGATCGTCTTCTACCTGGCCACGTGGATCGGGTGGTTCGTCACCGACACCGGCTACTTCCGGCACTACCGGGAGGCGAACGGCCTCAGCGAGCCGCCGGTCCTGGGCGCCCTGCTCAACCTCATGCACTACCACGCCCAGGCGTACAGCTTCCACAGCGGCTTGACCGACCGGCACGTCTACCAGTCGTGGCCGTGGCAGTGGCTGCTGCTGGGCCGCCCGGTGGCCTTCTACTGGAACGGCAACGGCAACTGCGGGGCGCCCAGCTGCGCCGCCGAGATCCTGCTGCTGGGGACGCCGATCCTCTGGTGGTCGTTCCTGCCCGCCCTGGCCGCGCTCGTCTGGTTCGGCATCGCCCGGCGTGACTGGCGCGCTTTTGCCATCGGTACGGGCGTCGTTGCCGGCCTGCTGCCCTGGTTCTACTACGCGGTGGCCGACGGCCGGACGATGTTCGCGTTCTACGTGCTGCCGGCGCTGCCGTTCCTGATCCTGGCCGTCGTCTACGCCCTCGGGGCGATCATGACGCCACCGGCGGGGTTGGTCACCGGCTCGGGACGCACCGACAGACAGCTGATCGGCACCGTGGTGGTCGGCGTCTACGTGTTGCTGGTCGCGCTGTGTTTTGCCTACTTCTATCCGATCTTCGTGGGCCAGCTTCTGCCCTATCAGGACTGGTCGGCCCGCATGTGGCTGGGCGGACGCTGGATCTGA
- a CDS encoding bifunctional polysaccharide deacetylase/glycosyltransferase family 2 protein has product MTGRRNRRPNRSRRRLLPRPRVVLGILLISLFVGVLVVQAYINAEFTSDHVESEVGDQAGVPAAIRNGGPIINTTGGQESSNRLPERTIALTFDDGPDPNWTPKVLDVLRENDAHGTFFVVGSEVARHPELTRRITTEGSELGLHTFTHPNMQRIAPWRRNFELSQTQVAIAQAANVHTNLVRFPYSSKPQAIDEVNWKIIKDAGKQGYLVVVNDMDSEDWQRPGVAQIVRNATPPDDTSAVILFHDSGGDRSQTLAALKVFIPMMKARGYRFTTVTEGLNVSIAEQERGKAAAVPPLPVNPQASSTDRLRGAGLLWTVRLADGMVWGLAGLFLIVGLLTIGRTTLLLLLATRHARQRRKPGWTWGPPVTEPVSVIVPAYNEKEGIEAAVRSLAGGDYPDIEVVVVDDGSTDGTAAIVEQLRLPNVRVIRVPNGGKANALNTGIALARHDLIVTVDGDTIFEPDSVRMLVQPFASPAVGAVAGNVKVGNRDTLVAGWQHIEYVIGFNLDRRLYEVLNCMPTVPGAIGAFRRSALAEVGGVSDETLAEDTDVTMALCRAGWRVVYEERAKAWTEAPTTLEQLYRQRYRWSYGTMQAMWKHRKALTDSGDSGRFGRVGLPFLALFGVALPLLAPVVDIMLVYGLVFWELSATLKAWGLMLALQMFTAAVAFRFDHESLRPLWRLPLQQFAYRQLMYLVLIQSALTAMTGGRLRWHKLHRAGLTGARNAATEAAMIPQSPVVPSQGVAPAVDTWPPVLDQLQDPAHPAAGRATARPPVPTQSLPRYDPDAAYDPDDLPSAGSPPAGGSGPVFTRGA; this is encoded by the coding sequence ATGACGGGTCGCCGTAACCGCAGACCCAACCGTTCCCGGCGCCGCCTGCTGCCGCGCCCCCGGGTGGTCCTCGGCATCCTGCTGATCAGCCTCTTCGTCGGTGTGCTGGTGGTGCAGGCGTACATCAACGCCGAGTTCACCAGCGACCACGTCGAGTCCGAGGTCGGTGACCAGGCCGGCGTGCCCGCGGCGATCCGCAACGGCGGCCCGATCATCAACACGACCGGCGGCCAGGAGAGCTCCAACCGTCTCCCGGAACGCACGATCGCGCTCACCTTCGACGACGGGCCCGACCCGAACTGGACGCCGAAGGTCCTCGACGTGCTGAGGGAGAACGACGCCCACGGCACGTTCTTCGTCGTCGGCTCCGAGGTCGCACGCCACCCGGAACTGACCAGGCGGATCACCACCGAGGGCAGCGAGCTCGGGCTGCACACGTTCACCCACCCGAACATGCAGCGCATCGCGCCGTGGCGGCGCAACTTCGAGCTGTCGCAGACCCAGGTGGCGATCGCGCAGGCGGCGAACGTGCACACCAATCTGGTCCGGTTCCCGTACTCGTCGAAACCGCAGGCGATCGACGAGGTGAACTGGAAGATCATCAAGGACGCCGGCAAGCAGGGCTACCTGGTCGTCGTGAACGACATGGACAGCGAGGACTGGCAGCGTCCCGGCGTCGCGCAGATCGTCCGCAACGCCACCCCGCCCGACGACACCTCCGCGGTGATCCTGTTCCACGACTCCGGTGGCGACCGCTCGCAGACGCTGGCGGCGCTCAAGGTCTTCATCCCGATGATGAAGGCCCGCGGGTACCGCTTCACCACGGTCACCGAGGGCCTGAACGTCTCCATCGCCGAGCAGGAGCGGGGCAAGGCCGCGGCGGTGCCGCCGCTGCCGGTCAATCCGCAGGCCAGTTCGACGGACCGGCTGCGGGGGGCGGGTCTGCTCTGGACCGTACGGCTGGCGGACGGCATGGTGTGGGGGCTCGCAGGCCTCTTCCTGATCGTCGGGCTGCTGACCATCGGGCGTACGACACTGCTCCTGCTGCTCGCCACCCGGCACGCCCGGCAGCGCCGCAAGCCCGGCTGGACCTGGGGTCCGCCGGTGACCGAACCGGTTTCGGTGATCGTGCCCGCCTACAACGAGAAGGAGGGCATCGAGGCTGCCGTCCGCTCGCTGGCCGGCGGCGATTACCCGGACATCGAGGTGGTGGTCGTCGACGACGGCAGCACCGACGGCACGGCGGCGATCGTCGAGCAGTTGCGCCTGCCCAACGTCCGCGTGATCCGCGTGCCGAACGGCGGCAAGGCGAATGCCCTGAACACCGGAATCGCCCTGGCCCGGCACGATCTCATCGTCACCGTCGACGGCGACACGATCTTCGAGCCCGACTCGGTACGGATGCTCGTGCAGCCCTTCGCCAGCCCGGCCGTCGGCGCGGTGGCCGGCAACGTCAAGGTCGGCAACCGCGACACGCTGGTCGCCGGCTGGCAGCACATCGAGTACGTGATCGGCTTCAACCTCGACCGGCGTCTCTACGAGGTGCTGAACTGCATGCCCACCGTGCCGGGTGCCATCGGCGCGTTCCGCCGCTCCGCCCTGGCCGAGGTCGGCGGGGTCAGCGACGAGACGCTGGCCGAGGACACCGACGTGACGATGGCGCTGTGCCGGGCCGGCTGGCGGGTCGTCTACGAGGAGCGGGCCAAGGCCTGGACCGAGGCGCCGACCACCCTCGAACAGCTCTACCGCCAGCGCTACAGGTGGAGCTACGGGACCATGCAGGCGATGTGGAAGCACCGCAAGGCGCTGACCGACTCCGGCGACTCCGGTCGTTTCGGCCGCGTCGGGCTGCCGTTCCTGGCGCTGTTCGGGGTCGCGTTGCCGCTGCTGGCACCCGTCGTCGACATCATGCTCGTCTACGGGCTGGTGTTCTGGGAGCTCAGTGCGACGTTGAAGGCCTGGGGCCTGATGCTCGCACTGCAGATGTTCACCGCCGCGGTGGCGTTCCGCTTCGACCACGAGTCGTTGCGGCCGCTGTGGCGACTGCCGTTGCAACAGTTCGCGTACCGGCAGTTGATGTATCTGGTGTTGATCCAGTCGGCGCTGACCGCCATGACCGGCGGCCGGTTGCGCTGGCACAAGCTGCACCGCGCCGGGCTCACCGGTGCGCGGAACGCCGCCACGGAGGCCGCCATGATTCCCCAGTCACCCGTCGTGCCCAGCCAGGGTGTCGCACCCGCCGTCGACACCTGGCCGCCGGTGCTGGATCAGCTCCAGGATCCGGCACACCCGGCCGCGGGACGGGCCACCGCTCGCCCGCCGGTGCCTACGCAGAGCCTCCCGCGGTACGACCCCGACGCCGCGTACGACCCCGATGATCTGCCGTCAGCCGGCTCGCCCCCGGCCGGCGGATCCGGTCCCGTGTTCACACGCGGGGCGTAA
- a CDS encoding GAF domain-containing sensor histidine kinase, which produces MPALLPGNEADRLAALYELNVLDSPPEKDFDDIVKLASTVCGVPMSLVSLIDVDRQWFKAKIGTDLTETPRDLSFCSQAILGRDLLVVPDVKEDARFAGHPAVGDGRGVRFYAGAPLITSDGFALGALCVLDSVPRRLDDEQLQALRALARQVTSQLELRRYATALVNTTARLQELERRKDDLAGLVGGKLRAPLRLMRSYLSELGNTGFHNAEMADLVGRATSAHVRGLTDLLDHLSSMADAGHGADSLHMREIDLTRLTQRAVEAVRPIAATKQIWILNQAGGPSLPIIADPVRLEQVLMHLLFAAVKYTPEGGRVRVGTEMESGPTVRLDDMDMPDGMRPDLFPHLYYGAIANPAVVPDPDRGLAVAKRILDAHHATVALSDRPGDGTSLHVVFPTAERELIDA; this is translated from the coding sequence ATGCCAGCACTCCTGCCCGGCAACGAAGCCGACCGGCTCGCCGCCCTCTACGAACTCAACGTGCTCGACAGTCCGCCCGAGAAGGACTTCGACGACATCGTCAAGCTCGCTTCGACCGTGTGCGGCGTCCCGATGTCGCTCGTCAGCCTGATCGACGTCGACCGTCAGTGGTTCAAGGCCAAGATCGGCACCGATCTGACCGAGACCCCGCGCGACCTGTCGTTCTGCTCGCAGGCGATCCTCGGCCGTGACCTGCTCGTGGTGCCGGACGTCAAGGAGGACGCCCGCTTCGCCGGGCACCCGGCGGTCGGGGACGGTCGCGGTGTCCGGTTCTACGCCGGAGCGCCGCTGATCACCAGCGACGGGTTCGCCCTGGGCGCGCTGTGTGTGCTCGACTCCGTGCCGCGCCGGCTGGACGACGAGCAGTTGCAGGCGCTGCGCGCGCTGGCCCGGCAGGTCACGTCGCAGCTGGAGCTGCGCCGATATGCCACTGCGCTGGTCAACACCACCGCGCGGCTCCAGGAGCTGGAACGTCGCAAGGACGACCTGGCCGGGCTGGTCGGCGGCAAGCTGCGAGCGCCGCTGCGGCTGATGCGCTCCTATCTGTCCGAACTCGGCAACACCGGCTTCCACAACGCCGAGATGGCCGATCTGGTCGGCCGGGCCACCTCGGCGCACGTCCGTGGTCTCACCGACCTGCTCGACCACCTGTCGTCGATGGCGGACGCCGGTCACGGCGCTGACAGCTTGCACATGCGCGAGATCGATCTGACCCGGCTGACCCAGCGCGCGGTCGAGGCGGTCCGGCCGATCGCGGCGACGAAGCAGATCTGGATCCTCAACCAGGCCGGCGGGCCGTCCCTCCCGATCATCGCCGATCCGGTACGCCTGGAGCAGGTCCTCATGCACCTGCTGTTCGCGGCGGTCAAGTACACGCCGGAGGGTGGCCGGGTGCGCGTCGGCACGGAGATGGAGTCCGGCCCGACCGTGCGCCTGGACGACATGGACATGCCCGACGGGATGCGCCCGGACCTGTTCCCGCACCTGTACTACGGCGCGATCGCCAATCCGGCTGTCGTTCCCGATCCCGACCGCGGTCTGGCTGTCGCGAAGCGGATCCTGGACGCCCACCACGCGACGGTGGCCCTCTCGGACCGCCCCGGCGACGGCACGTCCCTGCACGTGGTGTTCCCGACGGCGGAACGCGAACTGATCGACGCGTGA
- a CDS encoding VOC family protein → MIDHVILGVHHLDESKHFYENALRPLGCKVVAEKPELIGFGDDSGRPFFWLAVREPSHRVHVAFTAPDRAAVDAFHAAALLAGGVDNGPPGLRPDYHENYYGAFAFDADGNNIEAVCHRPA, encoded by the coding sequence ATGATCGACCATGTCATCCTCGGGGTGCATCACCTCGACGAGAGCAAGCATTTTTACGAGAATGCCCTGCGTCCGCTCGGGTGCAAGGTCGTGGCGGAGAAGCCTGAGCTCATCGGTTTCGGTGACGACAGCGGCCGTCCGTTCTTCTGGCTGGCGGTGCGGGAGCCCTCGCACCGGGTCCATGTCGCCTTCACCGCCCCCGACCGGGCCGCCGTCGACGCGTTCCACGCCGCGGCGCTGCTCGCCGGGGGTGTGGACAACGGGCCGCCGGGCCTGCGGCCGGACTATCACGAGAACTACTACGGCGCGTTCGCCTTCGACGCCGACGGCAACAACATCGAGGCTGTCTGCCACCGGCCGGCCTGA
- a CDS encoding phosphodiesterase: protein MTSFIAQLSDSHITTGPLSGGPAAGLQLALARVMALDPRPDCVVITGDLTDHGRPDEYAALREIIGSFPLPLHLTTGNHDDRVALLDVFGGEAYYLVEYPEFTVVALDSLIPGSPAGELGAEQLAWLDQVLGRRPGMPVLIGLHHPPVPVGIRFLDNMRLRDGETLREVVSGHSNVVRVMAGHVHRTITTGFAGSLLTIAPSLWRQAGLLFNSDEPPGYLAEPTGFLLHMIDGPDCVTHTVPVSHTAALLGAY, encoded by the coding sequence ATGACGTCGTTCATCGCGCAGCTCAGCGACTCGCACATCACCACCGGGCCGTTGAGCGGGGGGCCCGCCGCCGGGTTGCAGCTCGCCCTTGCCCGGGTCATGGCCCTCGACCCCCGGCCGGACTGCGTCGTCATCACCGGGGACCTCACCGATCACGGCCGGCCGGACGAGTACGCCGCCCTGCGCGAGATCATCGGGAGTTTCCCGCTGCCGCTGCACCTGACCACCGGCAACCATGACGACCGGGTGGCGCTGCTCGATGTCTTCGGCGGGGAGGCGTACTACCTGGTCGAATACCCGGAGTTCACCGTCGTGGCGCTGGACTCGCTGATTCCCGGATCGCCGGCCGGTGAGCTCGGTGCGGAGCAGCTCGCGTGGCTCGACCAGGTGCTCGGGCGGCGGCCCGGGATGCCCGTGCTGATCGGTCTGCATCATCCGCCGGTGCCGGTCGGCATCCGGTTTCTCGACAACATGCGGCTGCGTGACGGTGAGACCCTGCGCGAGGTCGTCTCCGGGCACTCCAACGTCGTCCGGGTGATGGCCGGGCACGTGCACCGGACGATCACGACGGGCTTCGCGGGCAGTCTCCTGACCATCGCGCCCAGTCTGTGGCGGCAGGCGGGACTGCTGTTCAATTCGGACGAGCCGCCCGGTTACCTGGCCGAGCCCACGGGTTTTCTGCTGCACATGATCGACGGTCCTGACTGCGTCACCCACACCGTGCCGGTCAGTCACACGGCTGCTCTGCTCGGCGCATATTGA
- a CDS encoding VOC family protein: protein MLGRNSSHFWGVVLEAREPLELARFYAALMEWEIVKDEPDFVGVAPMGSHVEYLAVQRSAGYERPTWPDEAGHQQMMMHLDIEVPDLERAVTAAVSVGATEAAHQPQKSVRVMIDPAGHPFCLYVDGSS from the coding sequence ATGTTGGGACGGAATTCATCGCATTTCTGGGGCGTGGTCCTCGAGGCCCGCGAACCGCTGGAGCTCGCTCGCTTCTATGCCGCCTTGATGGAATGGGAAATCGTCAAGGACGAGCCGGATTTTGTCGGTGTCGCGCCGATGGGCAGTCATGTCGAATATCTGGCTGTGCAGCGGTCGGCGGGCTACGAGCGGCCGACCTGGCCCGACGAAGCCGGCCACCAGCAGATGATGATGCATCTCGACATCGAGGTCCCGGATCTCGAGCGGGCGGTCACGGCGGCAGTGTCGGTCGGCGCGACCGAGGCGGCCCATCAGCCCCAGAAGAGCGTCCGGGTCATGATCGACCCGGCCGGTCATCCGTTCTGCCTGTACGTGGACGGCAGCTCCTGA
- a CDS encoding dihydrofolate reductase family protein — MRKLTYYIATSIDGFIAGPGGEFDFFGFEGDFAAAILEEFPETLPAAAREPLGLIDVANKRFDTVLMGRGTYEPGLAVGMTSPYSQLRQYVFSRTLTSDAPDVEIVGGDPVGFVRKLKQEDGLGIWLCGGGKLAAELRDEIDELIVKINPLVLGAGIPLFAGDFRPDQLRLVESRTFETGTIIATYARRS, encoded by the coding sequence ATGCGAAAGCTGACCTACTACATCGCGACGTCGATCGACGGGTTCATTGCCGGGCCGGGTGGGGAGTTCGACTTCTTCGGGTTCGAGGGTGATTTTGCCGCTGCGATTCTGGAGGAGTTTCCCGAGACCTTGCCGGCGGCTGCGCGGGAGCCTCTCGGGCTCATCGATGTGGCGAACAAGCGGTTCGACACCGTTCTCATGGGGCGGGGGACCTACGAGCCCGGCCTGGCGGTCGGCATGACCAGCCCGTACTCGCAGCTGCGGCAGTACGTCTTCTCGCGGACGCTGACCAGCGACGCCCCGGATGTGGAGATCGTCGGTGGGGATCCGGTCGGGTTCGTGCGGAAGCTCAAGCAGGAGGACGGGCTCGGGATCTGGCTGTGCGGTGGCGGGAAACTCGCGGCCGAGCTGCGCGACGAGATCGACGAGCTGATCGTGAAGATCAATCCGCTGGTGCTCGGTGCGGGGATCCCGCTCTTCGCCGGGGACTTCCGGCCCGATCAGCTGCGACTCGTCGAGTCCCGGACCTTCGAGACCGGCACCATCATCGCAACGTATGCGAGACGTTCCTAG
- the sepX gene encoding divisome protein SepX/GlpR — protein sequence MPTSVLLAVLAAAGLLALAPALVRRYDATERLAAERASSTARVLQRRRRLRSVPGRRPVNPGRQYLVTSRTLTGDPAPVSAAPVSAPPARRLRLVPARGRVRRPPVRKRQTPAVVRRRRVFAALLLLNLIELVGVLAVGPGFWISFAVTGTLLGIYLVHLRNRAIADRHRRRLEAREAAWLAARQAEVRREQARRAAARREAQRRLAAQKEAVRRAAMGLDRDPSDLPAAVNGGSVSYRRGGGLRGRAYEAGGRGSSHPA from the coding sequence GTGCCGACCTCGGTACTCCTCGCCGTCCTCGCCGCAGCCGGGCTGCTCGCCCTCGCACCGGCGCTCGTTCGCCGTTACGACGCCACCGAGCGCCTGGCGGCGGAGCGGGCGTCGTCGACGGCTCGGGTGCTGCAGCGCCGCCGTCGGCTCCGCAGCGTGCCCGGACGCCGACCGGTAAACCCCGGCCGCCAGTATCTGGTTACGTCGCGGACCCTAACGGGTGATCCTGCGCCGGTCTCCGCCGCCCCCGTCTCGGCTCCACCGGCCCGGCGGCTCCGCCTCGTCCCGGCCCGCGGACGGGTCCGCCGGCCGCCCGTCCGCAAACGCCAGACCCCCGCGGTGGTCCGCCGCCGCCGCGTCTTCGCCGCGCTCCTCCTCCTGAACCTGATCGAGCTGGTCGGCGTCCTCGCGGTCGGCCCGGGCTTCTGGATCAGCTTCGCCGTGACCGGCACCCTGCTCGGCATCTACCTCGTCCACCTGCGCAACCGCGCCATCGCGGACAGGCACCGCCGCCGCCTCGAAGCCCGCGAGGCCGCCTGGCTCGCGGCCCGGCAGGCCGAGGTACGCCGCGAGCAGGCCCGCCGTGCAGCCGCCCGCCGCGAAGCTCAGCGCCGCCTCGCCGCCCAGAAGGAAGCGGTCCGCCGCGCGGCCATGGGCCTCGACCGCGACCCGTCCGACCTCCCGGCGGCCGTCAACGGCGGCTCTGTGTCCTACCGGCGCGGCGGCGGCCTCCGCGGCCGCGCCTACGAAGCCGGCGGCCGCGGCTCCTCCCACCCCGCCTGA
- a CDS encoding GNAT family N-acetyltransferase, with product MLGSTPGWPAVLADGPVLLRPYRRSDARAWAEVRIANQAWLSPWESSPPGPWAEMNSARAYLYVYRDMKRAARRGDSMPFAVCLRENGDERLVGHINLGSIVRRAFSSAYVGYWVDARVAGRGVIPTALALAVDHAFGAGGLHRVEINIRPENGPSRRVVEKLGFREEAYHPRYMHIDGAWRDHLGYAMTSEEVSAEGGLVARWRRLRADAK from the coding sequence ATGCTGGGGTCCACCCCCGGATGGCCTGCCGTCCTGGCGGACGGGCCCGTGCTGCTCAGGCCGTACCGCCGCAGTGACGCGCGCGCCTGGGCCGAAGTCCGCATCGCCAATCAGGCGTGGCTGAGCCCGTGGGAGTCGTCCCCGCCCGGCCCCTGGGCCGAGATGAACTCCGCCCGCGCCTACCTCTACGTCTACCGCGACATGAAACGTGCGGCCCGGCGCGGCGACAGCATGCCGTTTGCGGTCTGCCTGCGCGAGAACGGCGACGAACGCCTGGTCGGCCACATCAACCTCGGCAGCATCGTCCGGCGGGCGTTCAGTTCCGCGTACGTCGGGTACTGGGTCGACGCCCGGGTCGCGGGTCGTGGTGTCATCCCGACCGCCCTGGCCCTCGCCGTCGACCACGCGTTCGGGGCCGGTGGCCTGCACCGCGTCGAGATCAACATCCGCCCCGAGAACGGCCCCAGCCGGCGTGTCGTCGAAAAACTGGGCTTCCGTGAAGAGGCGTACCACCCGCGGTACATGCATATCGACGGCGCCTGGCGCGACCACCTGGGATATGCCATGACCAGCGAAGAGGTGTCGGCCGAAGGTGGCCTGGTCGCCCGCTGGCGAAGGTTGCGCGCCGACGCAAAATGA
- a CDS encoding molybdopterin molybdotransferase MoeA yields the protein MTATADAEAAANELMPLAEYLGSVLRRLRPLPPLDLDLTQAHGNVLANDVLAPHPYPAFDQSAIDGYAARWEDLAAAGRIGSHPSFGAFEGGPRPVRLNVVGDLGAASWRPVRLTPGTCFSVAAGAPLPIGADVVVPVHWTDQGMAAVEIMHAPKRGSGVRRAGDELPVGRVLAPAGSYVTPSMVAVFAASGIGHVVVRPSPRVVVVATGDELVDVGRPSQPGQVVDANSHALTAAAVEAGALAYRIGICDDDPEGLRGLLEDQTLRADLIITTGGTGTGPGDMLRRVLSRRDHGRGTVEFTDVALCPGATLGFGTVGGEEVPVVCLPGEPGAALIGFEVLARPVIQLLAGSEPVFRTSVKAHLLETVSSPGGLREFRPAHVAERRGGGYTVQPLAGGPYTLSGLAEANGLLVLGERVTSAAAGSTVDVLLLDRRR from the coding sequence ATGACCGCTACGGCCGATGCCGAGGCGGCCGCCAACGAGCTGATGCCTCTCGCCGAATACCTGGGCAGCGTGCTGCGCAGGTTACGGCCGCTGCCTCCGCTCGACCTCGACCTCACCCAGGCGCACGGCAACGTCCTCGCGAACGACGTGCTGGCCCCGCACCCGTACCCGGCCTTCGACCAGTCGGCCATCGACGGGTACGCGGCCCGCTGGGAGGACCTTGCCGCCGCCGGGCGGATCGGATCACACCCGTCGTTCGGCGCGTTCGAGGGCGGGCCGCGACCGGTCCGCCTGAACGTCGTCGGTGACCTCGGCGCCGCCAGCTGGCGACCGGTGCGGCTGACGCCGGGAACGTGTTTTTCGGTGGCGGCCGGTGCGCCGCTGCCGATCGGCGCCGACGTCGTCGTGCCGGTGCACTGGACCGATCAGGGCATGGCGGCCGTCGAGATCATGCACGCGCCCAAACGGGGTTCCGGCGTCCGGCGGGCGGGCGACGAACTGCCCGTCGGCCGGGTGCTGGCCCCCGCCGGCTCGTACGTGACGCCGTCGATGGTCGCGGTTTTTGCCGCCTCCGGCATCGGGCACGTGGTCGTCCGCCCCAGCCCGCGCGTCGTGGTCGTGGCCACCGGTGACGAACTCGTCGACGTCGGCCGGCCCAGCCAGCCCGGGCAGGTCGTGGACGCCAACTCCCACGCGCTGACCGCGGCGGCCGTCGAGGCGGGTGCTCTCGCGTACAGGATCGGGATCTGCGACGACGACCCCGAAGGACTCCGGGGGTTGCTCGAGGACCAGACGCTGCGGGCCGATCTCATCATCACCACCGGAGGCACCGGTACGGGTCCGGGCGACATGTTGCGCCGCGTCCTGTCCCGCCGTGACCACGGGCGCGGCACGGTCGAGTTCACCGACGTGGCGCTCTGCCCGGGTGCGACCCTCGGCTTCGGCACCGTCGGCGGTGAGGAAGTGCCCGTCGTCTGCCTGCCCGGCGAGCCCGGTGCCGCCCTCATCGGCTTCGAGGTGCTCGCCCGGCCCGTCATCCAGCTGCTCGCCGGCTCCGAACCGGTGTTCCGCACGAGCGTCAAGGCACACCTGCTCGAAACCGTCTCCTCACCCGGCGGGCTCCGCGAGTTCCGGCCCGCGCACGTCGCCGAACGGCGCGGCGGCGGTTACACTGTGCAGCCGCTCGCCGGAGGGCCGTACACTCTGTCCGGCCTCGCCGAAGCCAACGGACTGCTGGTGCTCGGGGAGCGGGTCACCTCGGCGGCAGCCGGGTCGACCGTCGACGTGTTGCTGCTCGACCGGAGGCGATGA